DNA sequence from the Schistocerca americana isolate TAMUIC-IGC-003095 chromosome 2, iqSchAmer2.1, whole genome shotgun sequence genome:
CGAAAATTAAAACtggcataattaattacagttactATAATTGTTTTTCCATTATCATAAATAATTGTGTATTACAAGAGAGCAGAATTGTTGGAATGATGTTAAATCATTATTTCCTTCCTTAATTTCAGTGTTCTGGATCAGCTTCCAAAGCCAAATCTACTGCTGCTGTCTATGTTTGTGTGTGTTCTGCACCACATATCACGTCGCTCAGCTCACAACCTGATGACAGCTGCAAACTTGGGAGTGTGTGTGGGGCCAAGCCTTCTGTGGGCTGCATCTCCAGCCACACTCACGCCATCGTCTTCACGTGCGGTGCCAGCACTGGCAGAACTGCTTGTAGCACGTGCAGAACTCCTGTTTGGCCCACATCTTCCTCTCATGCTTGGTGAGCCACCCACTGAGAGGCAAGACAGTGGTGCTGAAGAATCGGATAGCCTCCattgtaagtacaaatttttaAGTATTGTGCAAGATAGTGGGTGTACAGATTTACTGaaaatactgcccccccccccccccccaatctttttgtaaaagtaatttatGCCAGATTAATAAGTGCAACCCATGGCTGTTAGTTTGTGGTTACTGTAATGATGACACTATTATTTAACTAGGCTCAGTAATTAAAGAGCACAACAAAAGATCTCAGCAGACCAGTCAGTAATAATGCCTTTTAGTTTTCAAAATATAAGGTTGCAAAGAAAAGCAGCTGGGCTTTGTTTGTGTGAAATCAGATCCATGTTCTTCAGAAGCTTCCACTTAAGAGTACAGTGCAGTTAAAATTGTAAGCAGTAAACTACATCATTTTCATGTTCATCAGCCATAATGAAATAGGCATAGGTGTAATTTTTGTGGGTATACGTGCTACTTATATTTGCAGATTTGTGTTTTTTAAACTGTTAAAAGTGATCTATGAATCTTTTCATTGTACAATGAAATGTCTCGGATGAAAACACCTTTTTAATCATAACTGCATTTCTTTTTCCAGCAGGGGGCCTGCGAAGAGATGATTCTTCAATTGATAGTCTAGAGCGGGAGTTGCTTGAACCTTGTCCTCCACCACGCAAGGACAAAATGTCACTGAGCAGGGACTCTGGGCTTACAATGTCAGACTCCCAGTTGTATACCCCTGATGAGGAGGAAAGTGGCTCCAGCAGCTCTGGATCTGGCAGGGCATTGTACCCACCTGCTCAGCCTGCCTGCTACGACATCCACTCTCATAATAAGGTAAATGGTATTGCTTGTTTCTTGCCTCTGACAAGAAGTGGCTTTCTTTTAATGTTCTTAAAACATTAAAGCTATTGTTAATTTCATTTGCTTAAAGGAAATGTATTCTTTTTGTAGGTGACATCTTCATACTCAGTCCCTGCAGCGGGGACGGCACAGAATGTTGGTCACAACAATGAATCTCAAGTACAAAATGTCCAGAGCACGACAAGAGAATATGTGAGAGTGTACAGTGGCTGGGAAGAACGGGTGCAGGAATGTTGTCGCAATCAATCTTCTGAAGATTCTATATATGCGCGGCCCGGTCAGAAACAGGGTCCGAATCAACCCCCAGGGGTTATAAACCCAAACTTTCAGAGGCAAGACTGGTTCAGACAACGATCCCACCTGAAGAGGCTCAACAGTGGGGGTACTGGCAGTCCAGCCAGCTCAAAGTCCAGCCACCAGTCGGGCTCGAGCAGTGGCAGCACGTCTTCTGGTGTGGGCGGACTGCACCAGCACAACTACCGCTCTACAAATGTAACCAACCTCATCAGGAGAAGTGCGTCGGAGGAATCTCTTCTGAATGATATTGGGGATCACAGTGCGTATGACACGGAAAATGGACCAGTTCTCTACAAGAGGCCCGCACTGCATCGGAAAGGACGTGCACCGCCGCCTCCCCCACCTGTTAACAGCTCTCCGTGTTCGGATCCTGTGTATTCTCATCGGAGTCCGCCAACCCCGATAGTGAGATCAAAATCGGCACACCATCTGTGCAGTGAACCTGAATCTCCGGTACTTTCTTACAACCAGGTGGAATCATCTCCAGTTGAAAACTGTGAACTCAAAGGTGACATCCAAATGATGAGCAGCAAATCACAGAGAACTGGGCATCGCAGAGCAGCTCGTGCTTCAATAGAAGACTGGTCCTTGTCACGCTCCACACCACACATACCGGTACTAGATGAAGTTGACCGGTCGTACGACTCTAGCACCCTTTCTGATGATGATTCAACTCCACACGTGTCACGATCAAATTCACGTGGTAAAGACTGTGCGAGTGCAAATTCTGCTTGGGACAATGCTTATGGGTCTACACCCTCAGAACTGTTAGTGCATGCAGCACCTGTTAATATTAGAGAGGAAAGTTCGAGTGACTCGGACCAACCGTCTGAGCTACACAAACTTTCTTCAACACCCTCTGTACTTCGAAGAGTCAGTGCACCGGCAACTACGTCAGCTTCGACTCCTCTCCACGAGTCGTCGGCACCGCCTCTTCCTCCGAAGCGATCTTCTGTCGATGTAAAGCTGCGTCACCTTCCACCAGTGCATGTGGAAACTGTGTCTCCGGCCAATTCAGGTAAACTTTCATCCCAGATTTCGTATGCATCAAAAGATGAAAATATGCAGTGGGAATCATCTGAACAAGTGCCAAGGAAGAGTTCGGAATGTAGAGGTCGCATAAGACAGAAGGAAGTTTCAAATAGAGCATCACAAAGATCAAAATCTTTGCCTCCACCACCCGGAGAAAAGACTCAAAAAGAGGAAGACTGTAATACCACACAAAATCAGGCTGATCAAGAAAAAAACCTGAAGAGTGAAATTTCGTGGAGTGTTTCCCACCTCCGAACGTTGTTCACAAATGGTGTTCAGCCACCTCCATACAGACCTCCCCCAAGTGTAATCCCAAGCTACAGAGCACCAATCACTACATACCACCTTGGAGACAACAGTCAGTCAGAGCGTTATGTGGTCTCTAGGAGTCTTAATCTAGATTCGACACAGAGACTTCGAATGGACTCAACAGATGAGGAAGAATCATATGTGTGAAGGCAGGCTGTATGTTGGTAATAATCATGTACCTGAAATAAAAGACATTTATGTTAGAATGTAAAATCTGTGGGTGCTTTCTGAGTGACTCAATGATAAATTTTGACTGAAATAATTATCATGCAGTGTAAATATAACATATGTATCATTCTATGAACTTTATGTAACAGACTTTTATATAACAGATATCATTGTATATTACATAACAAAGCTTAAATGAGCTGATATGAGAGTACTGTAACTCAATATCCACAGTGTGgagaatatttttttattaatacaaAAACTGTCAAATTTTTAATTATCTTTTCTATTAAGTTAATGAAAGTGTTCCAGTAGCTAGAGTATCGGGAATTGTGAGAGGAAATGACAGCTGCATAGAACTCCACAGAAGAATTCTGTATATGGTACACTGGAAACACTTGCAAAAATCGTGCAGCTACACATACTTTTCTCAAAAAGTCTGTACCTGCAAAGTATCAACTCTTAATTAAAACTTTCACTCTCTTTTTAATTAGCATCAGAGTGGAGTGGAGTTAAAGATGAATGTATTAAAGACTAACTGAACATTTGCTTCAATGTACATGCCACTGGTACTAGTCAGCCGAAGTCAGTCAACCATTCTTCATAACACATTGAAGAAATTTCTCAGGCAGAATATGTATATTTATCACAATTTAGTTCTTGCTGAGGTAATGATAACTCAGTAATGTTCATTTATCACTAATAGTGTTTACTGTCATCTTTATGCTCATTGTTCCTGTAAAAATGAGATGAAAGAatataaatttcaaataaaataaatattgtgaagaCTTTTTGTACATGTGTACAGATATTTCTGAAATATACTTTCATAAAAATATCAGTAATTCAATCAACTGCATTTAAATTTTTGGTACAAATAATAGTAGTAATTATTAGTCATTAAAAATATCAGCTGTGCTGGAAACAGTCAGTTGCTATTACATACATATTACAATTGCTGTCTTCATCTAGAACGATCACGTGAGAGAGATACATGAAAGCACAACCTTTGTAGAGATGTCCATGAGTAAGTGTGTAGTACATCAAGGATAGGGGAATTTCCAATCTTTGCCATAGATTtctttcctgctgctgctgctgttttttcTTTCCCTTGGATGTAGATGAATTTACATTGAGTTACATAATAAGAATGAATCCAAATTAAACTACAAACCTGAAACGAATTGTCATGAAATAGCAGAGAAAAAAGACATTCCTCAGACAGTAAACATCTAAGGACATGATCTGCAACAGTGACTGTAGGAACGTTAATGAATGTTCAGTGATGAACTCTTATGACAACGAcaattttgaatattattatttCCCGAGTTAAAAGATTTAATACAACAAAATCAACATAACATGGAAAATAAACAGGGATTTCAAATAAGATATCAATCATAAAACAATTATGTATTGGCAgggtaaaattttttgtgtgttcattgCATTATTGAATATTCAATTTTGAATACTTTCTTAAATAAAATGTTCCTCTAAAAATTTTATATGCCTTTGCCATCAGACACATCTGCAATGTTCTGAAAAATACTGATTATAAAAACACAGCTTTCATTTATAGGTTAgctaagaaaaagaaagaaaactttgtaAAGTGTGGTAGTACATCAGGGATAGTTATTCCACCATGCTATGTTTCGGTGAACTGTTCCTTTTCACCAGAATTCCTGAGAGTCTACTGAACACGAATTTTAAAGTTACAGAATGACAGGAAGCAGAACTTagataccttattattgacgacacTGAAACAAAAGGTTGGTGAAGTGTGACAATCAGTTGTCATTGCAAAAATGGACTGCTTCCCTGGTACTAATTCCATTGAAGGAGAACGTTACTCTTTTACTCTTCACTAAAATAATAAGTTACTGCTACTATACCACTTCTACTACATGATGATTGCACCCATTttaatattacattttcattttgtCTACACACTATCTATAGCTGCACTTATCTTGTTCAGAAACACCTTCAGACACACAGCTTATTGAACACTTCtgttcgtctgtgtgtgtgtgtgtgtgtgtgtgtgtgtgtgtgtgtgtgtgtgtgtgtgagagagagagagagagagagagagagagatattctgcgacagtctttttgttgtgcctatctgcaactttgtgtcttcactatatggtgagcaacaactgtccttttcatactaGTATAACCCTTATCAATCCCCTAATAACACAAAATCTACACAGCACTCACCTAGCTGAAAAAAGAAAAGATGCTATATGACCTGTTGGTATATAAGTGGAGGTATTAAAGAGCATTACAGTAAATACTGGGTGATCAtcattaaaaagaaatgaaaacggAGCTGATAGTGCCTTGTCTAAGTATCATGGATAAACTGCAAAAAACATTTCTATGTAATGCAGTTACTTGTTACTTGGAACTGAGGGAGCCTAATTAAAGTTAACAGTGCAGCTCAGAAATGCCTCAATAGATTTTGAGGCAcagctttaataataataataataataataataataagcataggTGACAGGGAGCTGATGTAGTCTATTAATTTCAGAGATACGTACTGGTCTGAATTTGGTCTATCTATATGAGTGAAACCAGTTACCAGGAAAATAAACACCGTTTGTGATCTagattgatttttttaaattttattatcatAATACCAGATCATTCTTGTTCTAGGTCTGACTCCAAAGATTATTAGTATATAGCTGATTTTGAACCTTGTATGAACTGATCACCAACactcaaattataaaaaaaacagcTTTATAACATATAAGGACATGCCAAAATTAAGTAAGCCTATTGTCAGAACAGAAACTATTGATTAAAACCCAGGCAATAAAGTCAGCAATAAGGCAATTAAAATTCTAAATAAATGGCATAACAGCCTCTGTGATTTTCAAGCTCATAATGGTGTGCTACACTAGCACTATAAGAACACTGGGCAGCTATGGTTTCATTTGGAGCCAGTACTTTGCACAAAAAAAATCTCCAGCTTTCTGCAGCACCCCGACCTTATATAGATTGTCATATCAATGGATGTACATCTCGTGATTCTTTAGATGAAGTCTACAGACCTCCAAAATAAGGAACATTGATTATTTACTATACAATATAGTCTGCCCCCGGTAGCCGAGTGTGGTAGGTGCTTACGTggacgatgtaggcgtaatcatcagagaccaaacagatgtgacacaactagGGATTgtacttgcaaaatactgttccACATCAGGTGTGagggtaaatgaaaacaaaagtaaatttctaaatataaagcggcttgctaacttgcgcattgagtgggcgaatcatgttaatgaacacaaagctcttggaatggcattgacaacTCCCTTTTTAAAAATGATGCcaataaattggcgggaggtggcaagaaaaatcaagggagctttgattgaaaactgtcaatGTAGCATAGACCActtccagagaatactgtttatcaacatatatattttatccaaggcctactacatagcacaggttctccccattccatcagtggtggcgaagacgatcacgtccaccttagcaaagttcttgtggaaaggggaattgtttagagtgccggtgaagacagcagtttcggatccaagcaatggaggaatgggtctaaccgacatcaagtctaaagcgatggcattgtatgtcaaacgaacatggagcataatgtgtaatgatccaggggcattacagcaaaactatacaatattgtcaggccagaaagtgtagagctgctgataaatatacaaaaataagttttaagctaaaacacattagggagtattatcttgaactaagttatctcagcaaaaagcttttaaactccaaaaatGTTACAGCAAAGGCaattttagctgaaagacggaaacatgaaagggaaaataacatagaaactaaatatgctggaatagcatggaatgtggtctggaaaaacatcagtagggATGCTCTTTCGTCTGACATGAGAACAgcgtacaaggtagtcaataacatcatcagcactaatgagcgtctctttgccatcggtttaagtgacactaacctctgcagcaaatgcaacctttttgatagtgtgcctcatcgttacacatgtggagatcggattatcaactggaggtggaccagggagaaaattgctcaaataacaagaacttcagcaaacgatgtaccgactaacattttcttcagaccagaggaaagttactagCCCCAGGCAAAAATAATGcaatgatttggttaatgggcaaatatacaagttatgtttttaacaatattgggagcgatgaacatattaaATACaacatgtatatggaaaatgaattcgagaaaatacttaaatatcagaatcacaataagaaatatggtaacatgctctgaattgtcttcaacagaatgggtataggttaggaactggattcctagtagagagggaattggttgggtcacgttcccgaccctaacctcacctgcaagtcacacatgaaaaataaatcagtagtacagcagatacaagaatatggcgacaaacatctggtgtctgatataaaggaagattttGAACTCCCTACGGATGCATTTAGAAGGctagaactgacaaaaataacaaggcagtgaaggattttGCGATGTTGCTGTTCGGGAcggctcttctgtccacgtaatttaccctggaaggaacacacatcaaggatttactgaatgattaatttgggtctgggaaatgatgatgagagaCCTcgggctgcagaagaagaaaatgtgcatgctgaactgccaccagttgaaggtgacagtgaaggtgctaaattgtgctcttgctaaagactcattctttgaatgctgtaatttatgactgcaattatctgtcaccttatttatgtcatttcattgtagccatttttgttactgtttttgtggaattaaaaagtggtcagcacgacggactgtcaatcctaaggacccgggttcgattcccagctggatcagagattttctccactcagggactgggtgttgtgttgtcctaatcatcatcatttcatccccatcgacgtgcaagttgccgaagtggcgtcagattgaaagacttataccaggcgaacagtctacccgacgggaggccctcatcacacgccattttttttaatacaataGTCAGCATTTAGGTATGGACatttacatcgatactctgcagatcacacttaagcacctggcagagggttcattgaaccaccttcacaataattctgtattattacaCTCTTGAACAGTGCacaggaaaaaggaacatctatatctttccgtgtgaactctaatttcccttattttactatgatgattgtTTCCTCtgtgtaggtcagcatcaacaaaatattttagcattcagagAAGAAAGAAGTGATGAAATTTCAGAAGATTCTGcctcaatgaaaaatgcctttgttttaatgatgttcaccacAAATCCGGTACCAcgcccatgacactctctcccctatttcccaaAAATATGAAACATGCTGCTGCTCTTTGAACTTTCTTGGTGTACTGTGTTAACACTATGTGGCAAGGATCCCTCACTGtgctgcagtactccaaaagaggacaggtgaccatagtgtaggctgtctctttagtagatctgttacattttctaagtgttctgccattaagtcacagtctttggttcaccttccccactacattttctgtgtgttctttccaacttaagttgttcataactgtaattcctaggtattttgttgaatttatgtcctttagatttgattgatttattatgtaaccaaagtttaacggattccttttagcactcatgtggatgacttgctcttcattatttagcatcaactgccaatttttgcatcttcttctaaatcattttgcaatttgttttgatcttccgataacTTTAATAGCTGATAAtcgactgcatcatctacaaacaacctaagatggcttgTCAGTTTATCTCTTATATCAttgatatagataaggaatagaCGATAGAATAGGAGCCAATACTGATCAGAGAATTCTCAGTAATCAGAAGCTGCACTTGTAGAATAATGATGGATAATGCAAACACTGGCAGAAGGCTCCATCAACTACTACCAAGTGTCAAGGATCAAGATGAAACATCTGCAACCCTTCAGGTGTACAATACAATTTGTCACTGAATATGGCACATAATCATCACACCTGTACAAAATTAAAGAGTATTCctactcatttcctaatgtaaaatTAACATGACATGCAGCACTACAGTATAAATATCACTTGGTCAAAAATCGGATGCAGAAGCCTATACGATAGTCTACAACAAAGTGAATGTGCAAAATGCTAAATACCTTCACAGTAGGCTTTTAGTAATAACAAGACTGGCAATCAATTGTAGAGTGTGTTATCTCTGGTAGAGAGGATATCTTTAAAGTTAATctatattgtgttttttttttttttcctgcatcgTGACTGCACTCTGGAGAGATGAACTGCATGTCTGTTGGTTCTTCCATGCCACTGTTGCAGTTATGGGCCCCACAGTTTATgcccaaccagccacaaatttgatTTACAATCATGGAATTATTTTCACACATCAACATGTTACTGATGATCCTGAACAATTTAAAGTATGCTAGTGATCAGCAATTTAGACAACCAGGCGACGGCATCAGTGTAGGACAATACTGTGCACCTGCCCTGTCATCCTACTTACCTTGTTTTAAAAGCTGAATCAATTGCTCACTGCACCAAATCACCACACCAAAGGCTCAGACACGTGCCATATCAAGAAAAAAGGGGTGACAAAACCCCTTCAGGATTTTAGTGGTAGCTACGAGGTATGATAGACACAATTATGGTTTTGGGTGATTCGTTGTTGCATAGCTGAAGATGAGATGTCTTGTGAGgccacataactaaagaggaggtactgaatagagttgcaGAGACAAGtattctgtggcacaacttgaccaaaataaaggacacactctgagacatcaagggatcaccattttagtattggagcaATGTGCGGGTGGTAAAAATAATAGAGGAAGGCCAAGAAATGAATtcagtatgcagattcagaaagatgtaggctgcagtggttattcagagatgaagaggactgcacaagttagagtagcatggagagctgcatcaaaccagtctttggactgaacaccacaactacTACATCTGGCGACAGAAGCCACCGTCACAAGTCCAAGTAGTGTTGGTAGTGCACGATGATCAACAAATAGGCAAACTGCTGAAAAAGCTGATAGAATATATACAACAATGGAGTCACAAGCAACAATTTCTGTGACATCATCAGCAGACGATCCTGACACTCTTTGATGCTGTATCACCAACATTACTGGCAATCTGGAGAAACCTTTATTAACATTTTGGTCAACAAGAACTGAAGCACTCAAAACCATGCACCTAACCAAATGACAAGCATGACAATCCGGATTAGGTTCAACAGCTGAAAAGAAAGCACTGCCAGCCATGGACAGAATGCAAACAACAGGTGGAACATCATCACACAGCAGTAAACAAACTGCACCGTTAATAGCTGGTATGTTCATGTCAGGAGTAGAATGTCTATACGAGTCCCATAAACACTGTGGGCACCAGCACACCTCACTGTGCAAAAATTAAGAATGAAAgtgactttcacatgatgtgtcactgcccagGAACACAGCTCGGTGGAACTTGGACCACAcacagaaacaactgctacaatatagtatagaaggtaattgaaagaaatacacaatgagacaaacagaaattacatttttattcaaagacaataattacactgaagccaatAGGTATATTATGGCCCCTGGACAGACAGGAAAAGGTTCATAATAGGCActgtgatcaccatggacagcaATACATGCTCTGCAATTTGTTCCCATTctggccacaaagttggtaaggGATTCTTGTGGTAGGGCACTCCACTCCTCTACCAGCAAGGCTGACAACTTCTGGATGGTCACtgctgcatgtggacatgctgcaaaatgtCTCCCCAACACATTCCATATGagcttgatgggatttaagtcaggggaatgggCAGACCAATTCATTTGTCGAAATAATGCTCCCATTTCAAGAGCTTCTCCACCTGCACTGTTTGAAGCTGTCACACATTCTCATCCATACAAATGAAATCGAAGTCAAGAGCATCCCAGAGAAGAGGCACAAGAGGAAGAAGTATAGTGTCTCAATAATGCTGACGAGTGACTGTAGCATTCTTAGCAGCACacctatgcaacattatgcctccccacaccgtaacacctgggccgccaaaatgatcatgttcatcaatgttcctgggtgcataagTGTCCCCACCTCTTGCCATTTGAGGGTATGTCCATAATCACTacacagactgaatctgctctcaaccAAGAAAAGCATGTGACTCTACTCCCCATTGGTCCAGTCCCTATCTGATTTGATTTGAACAGGGACATAAAAACCGCAGCGAGCCTCGCCCCACTATTGCCAGCATTGAAACAGGATTTACGGTGTGatcctagtaaagccaaccagtacgTACTCTTAGAGAGTAGTAGGAGGCCCTTTACAAGTTCTCTATTAGAACGATTTTTTCAGGCACTGATCaggaatattctgtgtcttttgatCTCCAACATTTTGCACTGAAAGATGAACTGTGCTGCAGCTTCATCACCTACACACACAGCCTAAAAATAAGGGCTTCTTTCTCTATacacattgtgtgtaggtgtttgttAAGGTTCCCACATCCTATCATTAGCACTACCATGAGTTTAGTCTGTCTCCTGTTCAAGTCCAGGACTAATCTTAAAACATGGCTTTGGCACCATCAACTTCCCATCTCCAATATTCTTTTATGTACCTTGTGATTCAGTTTTGTAGTTTTGATTTAAACATTGCCTTGGTGACAAGACAAGTTCTGGTCCAGTAAATGGAGTCGTTCGGCCTGTCCTGGGCAgcctatcggcttgttcattgccagaGATTCCTGAGTGATCAGGAACCCACACCaggtttaccctgttgctttcaCCTGATCTCACAAGGACTTaatggcattctgcaacaatctttgaTCTCATTGCAGGGGCTACTCTGTAAAATCTACCCTCAGCACCTttttatgttttcaacctttcagtAAACCAGACTATATCTCAAGCATGGTGTTGTGGTTcattctcccactgctccctattTCCAGTTGTTACACTGAAATGTTTGTTGAAGCAGCTGGAAGTTATTTTATACTCAGCTGGCATTTCTCCAATCATTCCTATATTTACCATATTCCCTATATTGTATCAAATTACTTCCTGCTTTTACCCTGTATGCCCCCTGTCACTGCTTCCATTTTAACCCACAGTTGTAAtagaggcatgtccagcatgatcTCTAGCCCAGCAGTTAGTGTGCTGCTAATTTCACCTGTTATGGCTAAGTAgaccagtctctgcactttgccaacTTCCTTAACAGCCACCTTCTGTTCTACTTGGTTTCACCATACTACTGTAGCCTCATAAATTATTATAGATCCTATTACAATGTTTTATATTCATTACATACTTTTGGCATTTAGACCCCAGCTTTTTCTACTGCTCACAAGTGTGCCTCTCACCGTGGAAAATATCTTCTTTACATGAGAGGCCCTTCACATCCAGGATTACCCCTAAATACTTCACTACCACCTCtacaggtagagtttcattgagAAGCTTAACATATGCTTCCTTGTAAATGCCACTACAACAGTTTccttagatcctgtttcctgcaccaATTTTGGATAATTTTCAATGCACACTGTGCCATAGTTCTATAAGAACTAGAAAATTTGCCATGTATTACTATGACTAAGTCCTCTGGGTATCCTTTGCAAATTCAGTCTCTAGTATTTAGCTattcaatgagttcattcaccactaggttccacAGTATTAAACCCCTCCTTGCAGACACCCTCTGGTGGCATTGATCACCACCTTTTTATTCATTATGGTGGCTTCTACATTTC
Encoded proteins:
- the LOC124590462 gene encoding uncharacterized protein LOC124590462 isoform X5, with protein sequence MTVLHGARAVVLDEPDSAASGCWTLRRRQKASPTPASLSSSSLSSSSSSGSSHRRRYRRGPRRVERLNSASSSLSDADGGQVLLEGWTQHGFDSRPQTPSPPQRASPKTATSARRRLVAAWIHNTQAARDLWWNKLNEVVSTERDKEPRSTNIQVVYYDAATSIEYCKTFSVSPEETARACIRLALQHLEMRGLDPDDFQLWAKTSREEAPYPLIGHERPFAIKLSCLRDGLSAEEGFDLDHCNNVHGPDPLAKCQFILRSKRKPVSEATSGSENKKNSKKSRKSPMRIRQVFRRSMSKGEDCTDCPLGALFGLPLARLSNGETLPRPVMAMLQQVFLKGPFTQGIFRKSANARLVRELRDKLDAGEDIRLEHMPVLVVAAVLKDFLRSLPDPLLCSTLYPLWMEAVECQDEQEKLLRIKSVLDQLPKPNLLLLSMFVCVLHHISRRSAHNLMTAANLGVCVGPSLLWAASPATLTPSSSRAVPALAELLVARAELLFGPHLPLMLGEPPTERQDSGAEESDSLHSGGLRRDDSSIDSLERELLEPCPPPRKDKMSLSRDSGLTMSDSQLYTPDEEESGSSSSGSGRALYPPAQPACYDIHSHNKVTSSYSVPAAGTAQNVGHNNESQVQNVQSTTREYVRVYSGWEERVQECCRNQSSEDSIYARPGQKQGPNQPPGVINPNFQRQDWFRQRSHLKRLNSGGTGSPASSKSSHQSGSSSGSTSSGVGGLHQHNYRSTNVTNLIRRSASEESLLNDIGDHSAYDTENGPVLYKRPALHRKGRAPPPPPPVNSSPCSDPVYSHRSPPTPIVRSKSAHHLCSEPESPVLSYNQVESSPVENCELKGDIQMMSSKSQRTGHRRAARASIEDWSLSRSTPHIPVLDEVDRSYDSSTLSDDDSTPHVSRSNSRGKDCASANSAWDNAYGSTPSELLVHAAPVNIREESSSDSDQPSELHKLSSTPSVLRRVSAPATTSASTPLHESSAPPLPPKRSSVDVKLRHLPPVHVETVSPANSGKLSSQISYASKDENMQWESSEQVPRKSSECRGRIRQKEVSNRASQRSKSLPPPPGEKTQKEEDCNTTQNQADQEKNLKSEISWSVSHLRTLFTNGVQPPPYRPPPSVIPSYRAPITTYHLGDNSQSERYVVSRSLNLDSTQRLRMDSTDEEESYV